From the Kitasatospora viridis genome, one window contains:
- a CDS encoding glycerol-3-phosphate dehydrogenase/oxidase → MKTAPKSPSSLNAARRARELAELRGAASAGRAGGAGSAGGTDGASGVGQVDVLVIGGGITGAGVALDAASRGLRTVLVEKHDLAFGTSRWSSKLVHGGLRYLASGAVGIARESAVERDILLRRTAPHLVQPLPQVVPLLPGTGAAGAALVRTGFLAGDALRISAGTPSALLPRSRRLRPAEVLRYAPTVEAAGLRGGLVFWDGQLVDDARLVVALARTAAAHGAKVLTRVAAVEAAGRGALLRDQLTGDQFRVRARTVVNAAGVWAGELAPGLTLRPSRGTHLVLAQSAFGGLGAGLTVPVPGETNRFVFALPAPEGRVYLGLTDEDAPGPVPDVPEASEAEIDFLLRTINTALRRPLTRADVLGSFAGLRPLLDDGTGRTADVSRKHAVLTAPDGLVTVVGGKLTTYRRMAEDALDAALASAGLSARPCRTRSLPLVGAGAPATLAAVAAPPRLVRRYGTEAPAVRSLGDAVTPVAPGTDTTVAELRFAVEHEGALTVDDLLDRRTRLGLVAADRAAAAEAAGAVLAGQAV, encoded by the coding sequence GTGAAGACCGCCCCGAAGAGCCCCTCCTCCCTGAACGCCGCCCGCCGGGCCCGGGAGCTCGCCGAGCTGCGCGGTGCTGCCAGTGCCGGTCGTGCTGGCGGTGCCGGCAGTGCTGGCGGTACTGATGGTGCGTCGGGAGTCGGCCAGGTCGACGTCCTGGTCATCGGCGGCGGGATCACTGGCGCCGGCGTCGCGCTGGACGCCGCCTCCCGGGGCCTGCGCACCGTGCTGGTCGAGAAGCACGACCTGGCCTTCGGCACCAGCCGGTGGAGCTCCAAGCTGGTCCACGGCGGCCTGCGCTACCTGGCCTCCGGCGCGGTCGGGATCGCCCGGGAGAGTGCCGTCGAGCGCGACATCCTGCTCCGCCGCACCGCCCCGCACCTGGTGCAGCCGCTGCCCCAGGTGGTCCCGCTGCTGCCCGGCACCGGCGCGGCCGGCGCCGCCCTGGTCCGCACCGGCTTCCTGGCCGGCGACGCGCTGCGGATCAGCGCCGGCACGCCGTCCGCGCTGCTGCCCCGCTCCCGCCGGCTGCGCCCCGCCGAGGTGCTGCGCTACGCGCCCACCGTGGAGGCCGCCGGCCTGCGCGGCGGACTGGTCTTCTGGGACGGCCAACTGGTCGACGACGCCCGGCTGGTGGTCGCCCTGGCGCGCACCGCCGCCGCGCACGGCGCCAAGGTGCTGACCCGGGTCGCGGCCGTCGAGGCCGCCGGGCGCGGCGCGCTGCTGCGCGACCAGCTGACCGGCGACCAGTTCCGGGTGCGCGCCCGCACGGTGGTCAACGCCGCCGGCGTCTGGGCCGGCGAGCTGGCCCCCGGCCTCACCCTGCGCCCCAGCCGGGGCACCCACCTGGTGCTGGCGCAGTCCGCCTTCGGCGGCCTGGGCGCGGGACTGACCGTGCCGGTGCCGGGGGAGACCAACCGCTTCGTCTTCGCGCTGCCCGCGCCCGAGGGCCGGGTCTACCTGGGCCTCACCGACGAGGACGCGCCCGGCCCGGTGCCGGACGTGCCGGAGGCCTCCGAGGCGGAGATCGACTTCCTGCTCCGGACGATCAACACCGCGCTGCGCCGCCCGCTCACCCGGGCCGACGTGCTCGGCAGCTTCGCCGGCCTGCGCCCGCTGCTGGACGACGGGACGGGGCGCACCGCCGACGTCTCGCGCAAGCACGCGGTGCTCACGGCGCCCGACGGGCTGGTCACGGTGGTCGGCGGCAAGCTCACCACCTACCGCCGGATGGCCGAGGACGCCCTCGACGCGGCCCTGGCCTCGGCCGGCCTCTCGGCCCGCCCCTGCCGCACCCGCTCCCTCCCGCTGGTCGGCGCCGGCGCCCCGGCCACCCTCGCCGCGGTCGCCGCCCCGCCCCGCCTGGTCCGCCGCTACGGCACCGAGGCACCCGCCGTCCGCTCCCTCGGCGACGCCGTCACCCCGGTCGCCCCGGGCACCGACACCACCGTGGCGGAGCTGCGGTTCGCCGTCGAGCACGAGGGCGCCCTCACCGTCGACGACCTGCTCGACCGCCGCACCCGCCTGGGCCTGGTCGCCGCCGACCGCGCGGCGGCCGCCGAGGCCGCGGGCGCGGTGCTGGCGGGGCAAGCGGTCTGA
- a CDS encoding TetR/AcrR family transcriptional regulator encodes MSQRINNQVSTGPRSELKAANAIPEEQILDAAYQLLLTIGMQRLTMADIARQAGVSRATLYRRWGGVREVIGALTTREWTAVTLAAMPAADEPVGRAELVDGVVRLVRLIRVHPLLRRIVELDPDFLTPYLLTRRGSNTNHQLEMLEAALRLGIAQGSVRAGDPALLARSVLLTAWSFTLTGPVFTDSPEGSGPELDRLDEELRLLLDRYLTDPTDGAE; translated from the coding sequence GTGTCGCAGCGAATCAACAACCAGGTCAGCACGGGCCCCCGGAGCGAGCTCAAGGCGGCCAACGCCATCCCCGAGGAACAGATCCTCGACGCGGCCTACCAGCTGCTGCTGACCATCGGCATGCAGCGGCTCACCATGGCCGACATCGCCCGGCAGGCCGGCGTCTCCCGGGCCACCCTCTACCGGCGGTGGGGCGGGGTGCGCGAGGTGATCGGCGCGCTCACCACCCGGGAGTGGACGGCCGTCACGCTGGCCGCGATGCCGGCCGCGGACGAGCCGGTCGGCCGGGCCGAGCTGGTGGACGGGGTGGTGCGGCTGGTCCGGCTGATCCGGGTGCACCCGCTGCTGCGCCGGATCGTCGAGCTGGACCCCGACTTCCTGACGCCGTACCTGCTCACCCGGCGCGGCAGCAACACCAACCACCAGCTGGAGATGCTGGAGGCCGCGCTGCGGCTCGGCATCGCGCAGGGCTCGGTGCGCGCCGGGGACCCGGCGCTGCTGGCCCGCTCGGTGCTGCTGACCGCCTGGTCCTTCACCCTCACCGGGCCGGTCTTCACCGACTCGCCGGAGGGGTCGGGGCCCGAGCTGGACCGGCTGGACGAGGAACTGCGGCTGCTGCTCGACCGCTATCTGACGGACCCGACGGATGGAGCCGAATAG
- a CDS encoding FAD-binding oxidoreductase encodes MTESDLPVTDFHPYRWGDPARRTTLPAAAKETLAAFGVRTPEHEPVDLAGLTLPEPGFDLAPLAAVVGAEHLSAAAADRIAHTRGWSTPDLLKLRAGDLTDAPDAVACPGSHQEVVDLLAACERLAVAVVPYSGGTSVVGGLAPDRAGFAGLLALDLRRLDALIALDTVSRTATLGAGMRGVEAERLLREQGLTLGHFPQSYEGASIGGYAAARSAGQSSAGYGRFDDMVVGLELATPRGTVSLGSAPKSAAGPDLRQLVLGSEGVLGVITAVTVRVRRAPDTRVFEAWRFEDFEAGAAALRGLAQDGPLPTVLRLSDEAETSVNLADPAAMFAGGPGGCLAVTGYEGTAAEVAARRAGATELLTAAGGQPLGEEPGESWRHGRFKAPYLRDPLLDEGVLIETLETVTFWSGLHELRAAVVKALTDALTAQGTPPLVLCHISHVYETGASLYFTVACAQTDDPVAQWQQAKQAANEAIRSCGAAITHHHGVGTDHRAPYAEEVGPLAIEALRAVKQVLDPAGILNPGVLFESGR; translated from the coding sequence ATGACCGAGTCAGACCTGCCCGTGACGGACTTCCACCCCTACCGCTGGGGCGACCCCGCGCGCCGCACCACGCTGCCGGCCGCCGCCAAGGAGACGCTGGCCGCCTTCGGCGTCCGCACCCCGGAGCACGAGCCCGTCGACCTGGCCGGCCTGACCCTGCCCGAGCCCGGCTTCGACCTCGCCCCGCTGGCCGCCGTGGTCGGCGCCGAGCACCTGAGCGCCGCGGCGGCCGACCGGATCGCCCACACCCGCGGCTGGTCCACCCCCGACCTGCTCAAGCTGCGGGCCGGCGACCTGACCGACGCGCCGGACGCCGTGGCCTGCCCGGGCAGCCACCAGGAGGTGGTCGACCTGCTGGCCGCCTGCGAGCGGTTGGCGGTCGCCGTGGTGCCCTACTCCGGCGGCACCTCGGTGGTCGGCGGGCTGGCCCCGGACCGCGCCGGCTTCGCCGGCCTGCTGGCCCTGGACCTGCGCCGGCTGGACGCGCTGATCGCCCTGGACACCGTCTCCCGCACCGCCACCCTGGGCGCCGGGATGCGCGGCGTCGAGGCCGAACGCCTGCTCCGCGAGCAGGGCCTGACGCTCGGCCACTTCCCGCAGTCGTACGAGGGCGCGAGCATCGGCGGCTACGCGGCGGCCCGCTCGGCCGGCCAGTCCTCGGCCGGCTACGGCCGGTTCGACGACATGGTGGTCGGCCTGGAGCTGGCCACCCCGCGCGGCACCGTCTCGCTGGGCAGCGCCCCCAAGTCGGCCGCCGGCCCGGACCTGCGCCAGCTGGTGCTCGGCTCCGAGGGCGTCCTGGGCGTGATCACCGCCGTCACCGTCCGGGTCCGCCGGGCGCCGGACACCCGGGTCTTCGAGGCCTGGCGGTTCGAGGACTTCGAGGCGGGCGCCGCCGCGCTGCGCGGCCTGGCCCAGGACGGCCCGCTGCCGACCGTGCTGCGGCTGTCCGACGAGGCCGAGACCTCGGTCAACCTGGCCGACCCGGCCGCCATGTTCGCCGGCGGCCCCGGCGGCTGCCTGGCCGTCACCGGCTACGAGGGCACGGCCGCCGAGGTCGCCGCCCGCCGGGCCGGCGCCACCGAGCTGCTCACCGCGGCCGGCGGTCAGCCGCTCGGCGAGGAGCCCGGCGAGTCCTGGCGGCACGGCCGCTTCAAGGCCCCCTACCTGCGCGACCCGCTGCTGGACGAGGGCGTGCTGATCGAGACCCTGGAGACGGTGACCTTCTGGTCCGGCCTGCACGAGCTGCGCGCCGCCGTCGTCAAGGCGCTCACCGACGCGCTCACCGCCCAGGGCACCCCGCCGCTGGTGCTCTGCCACATCTCGCACGTCTACGAGACCGGCGCCTCGCTCTACTTCACCGTCGCCTGCGCGCAGACCGACGACCCGGTGGCCCAGTGGCAGCAGGCCAAGCAGGCCGCCAACGAGGCGATCCGCTCCTGCGGCGCGGCGATCACCCACCACCACGGCGTGGGCACCGACCACCGCGCGCCCTACGCCGAGGAGGTCGGCCCGCTGGCGATCGAGGCGCTGCGCGCCGTGAAGCAGGTGCTCGACCCGGCCGGCATCCTCAACCCGGGGGTCTTGTTCGAGAGCGGCCGCTGA
- a CDS encoding diacylglycerol/lipid kinase family protein: MTAFTAIVNPISGGGHAAARWEPVAALLCAAGATVRTEPTRSREHAVRAATEAAARGEVVVAVGGDGLVRDVAEGAVRGEGTMALVPAGRGNDLARALDLPSDTAALARLLLSGRTRRIDVLEVNGVIAPGNVYIGVDSVATQLINDARALPALLAYRLAPVRAVLGWQPVDYTLTVDGERQRLRGHTVVVANSGAYGHGLRIVPQAVLDDGLAHLMTVGDGPRSQVVSFLLDAKRGTHTRRPEVAVRTAREVVVDADRPVPVCADGDEVTTLPATIRVLPGALRIAA; this comes from the coding sequence ATGACGGCGTTCACCGCGATCGTGAACCCGATCTCGGGCGGCGGGCACGCCGCCGCCCGCTGGGAGCCGGTCGCCGCGCTGCTGTGCGCGGCCGGCGCCACCGTGCGGACCGAACCGACCCGCAGCCGGGAGCACGCGGTGCGGGCCGCCACCGAGGCGGCCGCCCGCGGCGAGGTGGTGGTCGCGGTCGGCGGCGACGGCCTGGTGCGGGACGTGGCCGAGGGCGCGGTGCGGGGCGAGGGCACGATGGCCCTGGTACCGGCCGGGCGGGGCAACGACCTGGCCCGGGCGCTCGACCTGCCCTCCGACACCGCGGCGCTGGCCCGGCTGCTGCTCTCCGGCCGCACCCGGCGGATCGACGTGCTGGAGGTCAACGGGGTGATCGCGCCGGGCAACGTCTACATCGGCGTGGACTCGGTGGCCACCCAGCTGATCAACGACGCCCGCGCCCTGCCGGCGCTGCTCGCCTACCGGCTGGCACCGGTGCGCGCGGTGCTCGGCTGGCAGCCGGTCGACTACACGCTGACCGTCGACGGCGAGCGGCAGCGGCTGCGCGGCCACACCGTGGTGGTGGCCAACTCCGGCGCCTACGGCCACGGGCTGCGGATCGTGCCGCAGGCCGTGCTGGACGACGGGCTGGCGCACCTGATGACGGTCGGCGACGGCCCGCGCAGCCAGGTGGTCTCCTTCCTGCTGGACGCCAAGCGCGGCACCCACACCCGCCGGCCCGAGGTGGCGGTGCGCACCGCCCGCGAGGTGGTGGTGGACGCCGACCGCCCCGTGCCGGTCTGCGCCGACGGCGACGAGGTCACCACCCTGCCGGCCACCATCCGGGTGCTGCCGGGGGCGCTGCGGATCGCGGCCTGA
- a CDS encoding ion channel protein, translating to MPPQTPSRVLLALVVPAVLVGIGSALVLLGLSALAGRLDHLWWHYLPAHGGFAPFSRWWIVVVLAATGLLVGLTVRLVPGHAGPDPATVELGGAPQPLGVLPGVAVAAVLALGGGVSLGPENPITMVNIGWAYWLGRKALPATGAGLWTGLAVAGTIGALFGSPVAAALILSELPAGRGQPAALWDRLFAPLVAATAGAITTLVIAGNDFVIDLPKFPGGRMVDVGWALALGAVSALLGLVVVYAFAPLHALFARVPGGPVLPLLLGGLLLGGLGALGGELTMFKGLDQVKELATSFSSHSAWALLGMCLVKLAALLVAGTCGFRGGRIFPAVFAGVALGCAAHGAVDDIPVALAVACSILGVLLAVTRQGWLSLFTAAAMVQDTRLISFLCVAALPAWLIVTGRTEMELPAAGPAVEAAVSGG from the coding sequence ATGCCCCCGCAGACCCCGTCCCGCGTGCTGCTCGCCCTGGTGGTGCCGGCGGTGCTGGTCGGGATCGGCTCCGCGCTGGTGCTGCTCGGGCTGAGCGCGCTGGCCGGGCGGCTGGACCACCTGTGGTGGCACTACCTGCCCGCGCACGGCGGGTTCGCCCCGTTCAGCCGGTGGTGGATCGTCGTGGTGCTGGCGGCGACCGGGCTGCTGGTCGGGCTGACGGTCCGTCTGGTGCCCGGGCACGCCGGCCCGGACCCGGCCACCGTCGAGCTCGGCGGGGCGCCCCAGCCGCTCGGGGTACTGCCCGGGGTCGCGGTGGCGGCGGTGCTGGCGCTGGGCGGCGGGGTGAGCCTGGGCCCGGAGAACCCGATCACCATGGTCAACATCGGCTGGGCCTACTGGCTCGGCCGCAAGGCCCTGCCGGCCACCGGGGCCGGGCTGTGGACCGGACTCGCGGTGGCCGGCACGATCGGCGCGCTCTTCGGCAGCCCGGTGGCCGCCGCGCTGATCCTCTCCGAGCTGCCGGCCGGCCGCGGCCAGCCGGCGGCGCTCTGGGACCGGCTGTTCGCCCCGCTGGTCGCCGCCACCGCCGGGGCGATCACCACCCTGGTGATCGCCGGGAACGACTTCGTGATCGACCTGCCGAAGTTCCCCGGCGGCCGGATGGTCGACGTCGGCTGGGCGCTCGCCCTCGGCGCGGTCTCGGCACTGCTCGGGCTGGTGGTGGTCTACGCCTTCGCCCCGCTGCACGCGCTCTTCGCCCGGGTGCCCGGCGGGCCGGTGCTCCCGCTGCTGCTGGGCGGGCTGCTGCTCGGCGGGCTCGGCGCGCTGGGCGGCGAACTGACCATGTTCAAGGGGCTGGACCAGGTCAAGGAGCTGGCCACCAGCTTCTCCTCGCACAGCGCCTGGGCACTGCTCGGGATGTGCCTGGTGAAGCTGGCGGCCCTGCTGGTGGCCGGCACCTGCGGCTTCCGCGGCGGGCGGATCTTCCCCGCGGTCTTCGCCGGGGTGGCGCTGGGCTGCGCGGCGCACGGGGCGGTCGACGACATCCCGGTGGCGCTCGCGGTGGCCTGCTCGATCCTGGGCGTCCTGCTGGCCGTCACCCGGCAGGGCTGGCTGAGCCTGTTCACCGCCGCCGCGATGGTGCAGGACACCCGGCTGATCTCCTTCCTCTGCGTGGCCGCGCTGCCGGCCTGGCTGATCGTCACCGGGCGGACCGAGATGGAGCTGCCCGCGGCCGGGCCCGCCGTCGAGGCCGCCGTCAGCGGGGGCTGA
- a CDS encoding antibiotic biosynthesis monooxygenase family protein, translated as MQFAENEDLLVVIVLTVRPGRQQELVDALRAAGDPATVPGLRSVTLLRSEDGTRVVNQLRWADRQAYLAARDHPLVAGARAAVQPLIERADTDLYRTVSPR; from the coding sequence GTGCAATTCGCCGAGAACGAAGACCTGTTGGTCGTCATCGTGCTCACCGTGCGCCCCGGGCGGCAGCAGGAGCTGGTCGACGCGCTCCGCGCGGCCGGCGACCCCGCCACCGTGCCGGGCCTGCGCTCGGTCACCCTGCTGCGCAGCGAGGACGGCACCCGGGTGGTCAACCAGCTGCGCTGGGCCGACCGGCAGGCCTACCTGGCCGCCCGCGACCACCCCCTGGTCGCCGGCGCCCGGGCGGCCGTCCAGCCGCTGATCGAGCGCGCCGACACCGACCTCTACCGCACCGTCAGCCCCCGCTGA
- a CDS encoding Lrp/AsnC family transcriptional regulator, translating to MELDDLRLVRALQLAPRAGFARLAEVLGMHERTVARRYRRLHRAGVLRIFGVVNPLAVGHQLWQVRVRCRPDAAESLAAGLAARDDVAWVAVTAAGAEVLFAIRSHSAERSELLLTRGLPRSARVLDIGAGLVLHVFLGLGSQGWSELAGLLTPAEVEQLDVARGEPEELAPEPYDPAIVRVLAADGRATTARIAEAAGISEGRAARRLAALLRSRTVVIDLDLAHGAFGLTVGAQLCLTVAPARLREVGEALAALPEVGYVAALSGRENLVAAVACRDLRRLYEFTVDRVGALDGVVALEVLPYARVVKQSGGLLVDGRLVDG from the coding sequence ATGGAGCTCGACGACCTGCGGCTGGTCCGCGCACTGCAGCTGGCGCCCCGGGCCGGCTTCGCCCGGCTCGCCGAGGTGCTGGGGATGCACGAGCGCACCGTCGCCCGGCGCTACCGGCGGCTGCACCGGGCGGGCGTGCTGCGGATCTTCGGCGTGGTCAACCCGCTCGCCGTCGGGCACCAGCTCTGGCAGGTGCGGGTGCGCTGCCGGCCGGACGCCGCCGAGTCGCTGGCGGCCGGCCTCGCCGCCCGCGACGACGTGGCCTGGGTGGCGGTCACGGCGGCCGGCGCCGAGGTGCTCTTCGCGATCCGGTCGCACTCGGCGGAGCGCAGCGAGCTGCTGCTCACCCGCGGCCTGCCCCGGTCGGCCCGGGTGCTGGACATCGGCGCCGGGCTGGTGCTGCACGTCTTCCTCGGGCTGGGCTCCCAGGGCTGGTCGGAGCTGGCCGGACTGCTCACGCCCGCGGAAGTCGAGCAGCTCGACGTTGCGCGGGGCGAGCCGGAGGAGCTGGCGCCCGAGCCGTACGACCCCGCGATCGTCCGGGTGCTGGCGGCGGACGGGCGCGCCACCACCGCCCGGATCGCCGAGGCGGCCGGGATCAGCGAGGGGCGGGCCGCCCGCCGCCTCGCCGCGCTGCTGCGCAGCCGCACCGTGGTGATCGACCTCGACCTGGCGCACGGCGCCTTCGGTCTGACGGTGGGTGCGCAGCTCTGCCTGACCGTCGCCCCGGCCCGGCTGCGCGAGGTCGGCGAGGCCCTGGCCGCGCTCCCCGAGGTCGGGTACGTCGCGGCGCTCTCCGGGCGGGAGAACCTGGTGGCGGCGGTGGCCTGCCGCGACCTGCGCCGGCTCTACGAGTTCACCGTGGACCGGGTCGGTGCGCTGGACGGCGTGGTCGCGCTGGAGGTGCTGCCGTACGCCCGGGTGGTCAAGCAGTCCGGTGGGCTGCTGGTCGACGGCCGGCTGGTCGACGGCTGA
- a CDS encoding GNAT family N-acetyltransferase — MTAPAPVAPIALLDPADFEQALPGLAELLAATVADGASLGFHAPFGPAEAADWWRTQRAELAAGDLLLWRASGPGGCAGTVSLRLTRKPNGRHRAELVKLMVHPAARRQGLAARLLATAEAAAAERGITLLVLDTEAGSGAEGLYRAAGWTGFGTVPGYATDPAGVPHDGSFYYKQLS, encoded by the coding sequence GTGACCGCCCCCGCCCCGGTCGCCCCGATCGCCCTGCTCGACCCCGCGGACTTCGAGCAGGCCCTGCCCGGGCTCGCCGAGCTGCTCGCCGCCACCGTCGCCGACGGGGCCTCGCTCGGCTTCCACGCGCCGTTCGGGCCGGCCGAGGCCGCCGACTGGTGGCGCACCCAGCGCGCTGAACTGGCCGCCGGTGACCTGCTGTTGTGGCGCGCGTCCGGGCCCGGCGGCTGCGCCGGCACGGTGAGCCTGCGGCTCACCCGCAAGCCGAACGGCCGTCACCGTGCCGAGCTGGTCAAGCTGATGGTGCATCCGGCGGCCCGCCGCCAGGGCCTGGCCGCCCGCCTGCTGGCCACCGCCGAGGCGGCCGCCGCCGAACGCGGGATCACCCTGCTGGTGCTGGACACCGAGGCGGGCAGCGGCGCCGAAGGGCTCTACCGGGCGGCGGGCTGGACCGGCTTCGGCACCGTGCCCGGCTACGCGACCGACCCGGCGGGGGTCCCGCACGACGGCAGCTTCTACTACAAGCAGCTCAGCTGA
- a CDS encoding helix-turn-helix domain-containing protein → MGDPIEHQPDPVTVRLAERLAALRTERGWSLDELARRAEVSRSTLSRLERAEISPTAALLGRLCAAHGRTMSRLLAEVEAEPPQLVRAAEQAVWRDPDAGFTRRAVSPPHPGLRGEVVHGELRPGADIAYQDPPVPGLEQHVWVLEGVLELTVDATAHRLAAGDCLRFRLWGSTRFRCPGPDPVRYAVLVVLP, encoded by the coding sequence ATGGGAGACCCTATCGAGCACCAGCCCGACCCGGTCACCGTCCGGCTGGCCGAGCGGCTCGCCGCGCTGCGCACCGAGCGCGGCTGGTCGCTGGACGAGCTGGCCCGCCGGGCCGAGGTCAGCCGCTCCACCCTCTCGCGCCTGGAGCGCGCCGAGATCAGCCCGACCGCCGCGCTGCTCGGCCGGCTCTGCGCCGCCCACGGCCGCACCATGTCCCGGCTGCTGGCCGAGGTCGAGGCCGAGCCGCCGCAGCTGGTCCGGGCCGCCGAGCAGGCCGTCTGGCGGGACCCGGACGCCGGGTTCACCCGGCGCGCCGTCTCCCCGCCGCACCCGGGGCTGCGCGGCGAGGTGGTGCACGGCGAGCTGCGCCCGGGGGCCGACATCGCCTACCAGGACCCGCCGGTGCCCGGGCTGGAACAGCACGTCTGGGTGCTGGAGGGCGTCCTCGAACTGACCGTGGACGCCACCGCCCACCGCCTGGCCGCCGGGGACTGCCTGCGGTTCCGGCTCTGGGGGTCGACCCGGTTCCGCTGCCCGGGGCCGGATCCGGTCCGCTACGCGGTGCTGGTGGTGCTGCCGTGA
- a CDS encoding thioesterase family protein, with protein MTTEESFYRDLGGGRFESTGATAGPWNAKAQHAGPPSALLGRALERHQPRPGMRIARITLEVPYPVPVGELAVEARTVRGGARTELLEAELTSQGRPVMLARAWRVAASPEDTPALRPEPGPAALPAPHPVTAAPGTLTDGYVSAMEWRFQEGSAGFTTPGPGAAWVRQRIPLVAGEEDTPLTRALTVADSNWAIAFELDHVRRLVINTDVTLALHRDPVGEWLSLTSATAASPAGSAIASGRLDDRSGDCGRVLQTLLVAER; from the coding sequence GTGACGACGGAGGAGTCCTTCTACCGGGACCTCGGCGGCGGCCGGTTCGAGAGCACCGGTGCCACCGCCGGACCGTGGAACGCCAAGGCGCAGCACGCCGGCCCGCCCTCCGCGCTGCTCGGCCGGGCGCTGGAGCGGCACCAGCCGCGCCCCGGCATGCGGATCGCCCGGATCACCCTGGAGGTGCCCTACCCGGTACCCGTGGGCGAGCTGGCGGTGGAGGCCCGGACGGTGCGCGGCGGCGCCAGGACGGAGCTGCTGGAGGCCGAACTCACCTCCCAGGGCCGCCCGGTGATGCTGGCCCGGGCCTGGCGGGTGGCGGCCAGCCCGGAGGACACCCCCGCGCTGCGCCCCGAGCCCGGGCCGGCCGCGCTGCCGGCCCCGCACCCGGTGACGGCGGCGCCGGGCACGCTGACCGACGGCTACGTGTCGGCGATGGAGTGGCGGTTCCAGGAGGGCAGCGCCGGGTTCACCACACCCGGCCCCGGGGCGGCCTGGGTGCGCCAGCGGATCCCGCTGGTCGCGGGTGAGGAGGACACGCCGCTGACCCGGGCGCTCACCGTCGCGGACAGCAACTGGGCGATCGCCTTCGAGCTGGACCACGTGCGCCGGCTGGTGATCAACACCGACGTCACCCTGGCCCTGCACCGCGACCCGGTCGGCGAGTGGCTCAGCCTCACCTCCGCCACCGCGGCCAGCCCGGCCGGGTCCGCCATCGCCTCGGGGCGGCTCGACGACCGCTCGGGCGACTGCGGGCGGGTGCTGCAGACGCTGCTGGTCGCCGAGCGCTGA
- a CDS encoding hydrolase yields MALTTLDQNTALVLIDLQNGIVAMPTQPYGADEVVANGVALAEAFRAKGLPVVLVRVTFAADGSDALRGRTEAPRPGGALPEGWDVIIDRLAGHDGDIRVTKRNWGAFYGTDLDLQLRRRGVTQIVLGGVATSIGVESTARAAHEHGYHVTLATDAMADLDGEAHRNSVERIFPRLGETGTTEEVLTLLAKTHG; encoded by the coding sequence ATGGCACTGACCACGCTCGACCAGAACACCGCGCTCGTCCTGATCGACCTGCAGAACGGCATCGTCGCCATGCCCACCCAGCCGTACGGCGCCGACGAGGTGGTGGCCAACGGCGTCGCGCTGGCCGAGGCCTTCCGGGCCAAGGGCCTGCCCGTGGTGCTGGTCCGGGTGACCTTCGCCGCCGACGGCTCGGACGCGCTGCGCGGCCGCACCGAGGCCCCGCGCCCGGGCGGCGCGCTGCCCGAGGGCTGGGACGTGATCATCGACCGGCTGGCCGGCCACGACGGCGACATCCGGGTGACCAAGCGCAACTGGGGCGCCTTCTACGGCACCGACCTGGACCTCCAGCTGCGCCGTCGCGGGGTGACCCAGATCGTCCTCGGCGGCGTCGCCACCAGCATCGGCGTCGAGTCCACCGCCCGCGCCGCCCACGAGCACGGCTACCACGTCACGCTGGCCACCGACGCGATGGCCGACCTCGACGGCGAGGCGCACCGCAACAGCGTCGAGCGGATCTTCCCCCGCCTCGGTGAGACCGGCACCACCGAGGAGGTCCTCACCCTGCTCGCCAAGACCCACGGCTGA
- a CDS encoding MFS transporter, giving the protein MEEGRGLSTSVTGLLLLPGSAVGILCGVLSGRRPGIWGKVLLGGAVMVLTCSLLTVLRADTPIALLVVVGALVGIPQGINGLANQNALYRQADPERIGTAAGLLRTFTYLGAMLASAAVAASFTHGAHTAGLHRLALFMLPCAVLLLVVSLLDRSIRKPR; this is encoded by the coding sequence CTGGAGGAGGGGCGCGGGCTCTCCACCTCGGTCACCGGCCTGTTGCTGCTGCCCGGTTCGGCGGTCGGCATCCTGTGCGGGGTGCTCTCCGGACGGCGGCCCGGGATCTGGGGCAAGGTGCTGCTGGGCGGCGCGGTGATGGTGCTCACCTGCTCGCTGCTGACCGTGCTGCGCGCCGACACGCCGATCGCGCTGCTGGTGGTGGTCGGGGCGCTGGTCGGGATCCCGCAGGGGATCAACGGGCTGGCCAACCAGAACGCGCTCTACCGGCAGGCCGACCCGGAGCGCATCGGCACCGCCGCGGGCCTGCTGCGCACCTTCACCTACCTCGGCGCGATGCTGGCCTCGGCCGCCGTAGCCGCCTCCTTCACCCACGGCGCGCACACGGCCGGCCTGCACCGGCTGGCGCTGTTCATGCTGCCGTGCGCGGTCCTGCTGCTCGTGGTGAGCCTGCTCGACCGCTCCATCCGCAAGCCGCGTTGA